The DNA sequence CGACTTCAAACCCTCATCTAACTTACGCCGCCAGGCGCTTGACGATCCGCACCATGTTGGTGAGCCCCAGATTCTTTCCCATCGATAGCTCGTTCCCAAAGACCTGAAAGACGATCCCTTCATCGATCGCCCCAATCTCCGCCTTCGGCGCGCCCGACGCCGACTGGAGAAGCACCGCCATTGCCATCGCCGAAATCCCCTGAGGATTGTCGACAGCGAAGTGAAATTCGACCGACGATCCCACCGGAACTGCCTCGATGTAAACCTCGGATTCGCACCCCGGAACCTTCTTCTCCTCCGACCGAACCATTTGCTCCACCGAGGGATGCCGATACTCGTCGGCCAAGGCGATCAACGCCTCGATACGATCCTGCCGGTCGGTGAAAAAGGCAAGGTCGTCCAAATGCTCCTGGAGCTTCGCGGGAATTGGCACTTCCCTATTATGTCAGGGACCATAAACAAGAATTCCCCTCCGCTTTCAGAGGGGAATTCCGTTCTCCAGCCTGAAGCCCAGTAAGTTACTTCTCGACCGGTACGCCGACCAGGTTGCCCCACTCGGTCCAAGAACCGTCGTAGTTTCGCACCGTCGAGTAGCCCAGCAGGTACCGCAGCACGAACCAGGTGTGGCTCGATCGCTCTCCGATTCGGCAATACACGATCACGTCATCGCCCTCGGCGGTTCCCGCACCGTCCTGATAAATCTCCTTCAGTTGGGTCGATGTCTTAAACGTGCCATCTTCGGGATTGATCGCCTTAGCCCACGGCACGCTCTTCGCGCCGGGAATGTGACCGCCGCGCAGGGCGCCCTCGTTAGGATAATCCGGCATGTGCAGTTTCGCGCCGCTGAACTCGTCTGGCGAGCGAACATCGATCAATTTGCCGTCCGTCTTCAGATGCGCCAAGACCTGGTCGCGGAACGCCCGCTGAGTCTTGTCGTCGCGCGTCTTCGACGGGTACGATGTGCTCTTCTCGGCTGGCACTTCTCGCGTTAGCTCTCGACCTTCCTTCACCCATTTCAGGCGTCCACCATCCAGAATTCGGGTGTTCGTGTGGCCGAAAAGTTCGAAAATCCAGAGTGCATAGGTAGCCCACCAGTTGTTCTTATCGCCATAAAGCACGATCAGCGTATCGGGCGTTGCACCAATGCGAGACATAAGCGTGGAGAACGCCTCGCTCTGGATATAGTCGCGGATAAGCGGATCGTTCAGGTCTCGCGTCCAATCCACTTCATACGCACCGGGAATGTGCCCCGACGGGTAAAGAAGTGAGTCCTCGTTAGACTCCACGATGATCAAATTCGGGTTGTTGAGGTTCTCGGCCAACCATTCGGTCGAGACAAGCTTGTCCGGGTGCACGTAGCCACGGGTTTCAATCGGTTGCTCCAATGTAGTCGGCATAACGGTTTCCTAATTTCAGTTTGGCACTTGCTGGTACCTTCTACGACATTCAACTGGACAAAGAAGTCGAGATTCGCACTTTATTTGGGAAAAAGTCCCCGCGTCGAAACTTGTCGAAACCCATTCCCCGTACTTTCTCCCGTTGCCGCGACCAGGGGAAAACGAGCCATCATAAAGGGCGCGGCGGTCGACAAAGGGGTTGATGAAGGTTTTTCGTATTTGGGGTTTGGTTGCGGGTCTTGCTCTTGCTGGATCCACTTTGGCCGATGGGCAAGTTCCCATCGTAAAGGCCCACCGCCTCGATAAAGCCCCGACCATCGACGGCAAAATGAACCCGGGCGAATGGGACGAAGCCTTCGAAACTTCGACTTTCCTCGACCGAGCCACCACGAAGCCTCCTTCCGACAAAACCGAGGCCTGGATCGGCTACGACCGCAAGGGTATCTACATCGCCTTTTACTGCCACGACTCCCAACCGGACAAGATCGTTGCCCGCGAAATTATCCCAAATTCCAAATTTGACGGCGAAGACTGGGTCGAGTTCGACATCAATCCTTTCGGGAATCGGACCTTCAACCAGCTTTGCGAGTTCGTTGTGAACGCTCGCGGCACCAAGTCCGAGAACTTCAAAGGTGGCCGCACCGATAAGCGCGAATGGCGGGGCGACTGGAAAGCTGCCACCTCGCGTACCTCCGACGGCTGGGTCTGCGAAATGGAAATCCCGTGGCCGATCCTCAACTACCCACGCAAGGATCGGTTCAACATGGACCTCAACCTCATCCGTGGACAGGGTCGATCCCAAATCGAGCAGAGCTGGGCCAACGCCCGACTCAACCCTCTACCCGAGCAGCAGGGCATCTGGGAGGGCGTCGAACCTCCTACCCCGCCGACCGCGCACGTTCAGTACCTCGCTTACAGCGCGCCGGAGGTAGCCAATGGCAAATTCCAGAACCGAGTCGGTCTCGACGCCCGTTACGCGTTCACCCAGTCGGTCACCGGCGTCATGAGCCTCGCGCCGGACTTTAAGAACATTCAGGACGTCGTTCCCGGAATCGACTTCGTACGAACCGAACGAAACCTCGATGAGTCGCGCCCTTTCTTCAACGAAGGCTCCGGCTTCTTCCGCCTGACGGACAACTTCACCTACGGTTCGATGTTCTACAGCCGGCGCATCGCTGACTTCGATATGGGAGCCAAGGTCTACGGTCAAGCCAACCCGAACCTCGGATTCGGCGCCCTCTACACCAATAAATTCGACGGCGAAAAGGCCGCCGTATTCAACGTCAAGCGCACCTTTTCCTCGACCGAAGGTATCAACCTTTTTGGAACCGTCAATGCTGATGGCAACGACAACTCGTCGCTCGGC is a window from the Armatimonadota bacterium genome containing:
- a CDS encoding sulfurtransferase; this translates as MPTTLEQPIETRGYVHPDKLVSTEWLAENLNNPNLIIVESNEDSLLYPSGHIPGAYEVDWTRDLNDPLIRDYIQSEAFSTLMSRIGATPDTLIVLYGDKNNWWATYALWIFELFGHTNTRILDGGRLKWVKEGRELTREVPAEKSTSYPSKTRDDKTQRAFRDQVLAHLKTDGKLIDVRSPDEFSGAKLHMPDYPNEGALRGGHIPGAKSVPWAKAINPEDGTFKTSTQLKEIYQDGAGTAEGDDVIVYCRIGERSSHTWFVLRYLLGYSTVRNYDGSWTEWGNLVGVPVEK